One genomic window of Microbacterium sp. BH-3-3-3 includes the following:
- a CDS encoding S8 family serine peptidase, with product MTVVSAVITGSLVTTLLAGTAASAAPGPDDDGSDTLSGRLLQVTQLDLSDDPAEASRQIDEQSVTLGTVDGGPASLQVSPGGIAVTIYYTTPPTDGDLAAIRELGTVDDVAAKYLVVDATIPAAALATVAALPNIAYVLENIAPTTSGVSRDIVGARAETTSAARPTDSCRTIEANLAEPLNVPFARELYGVDGTGVKIGIISDSYATRTDPLSTPEQDIAAGLLPGDSNPCGYAQPVQVVKESRQAGSDEGRAMAQLVHSIAPGSTLLFASGSGGQAGFVDAVDALTHAGADVIVDDLGYSGELMFQDGPASNALSDAVADGIPFFTAAGNDTSFASVGPSTGHVISSWETPEYRPTDCPPSVAAYLRDNEMTGDCLDFSPSEQADPTDTLTYPNLHNQANPSATIMLQWAQAIRASDTQLMAAVLDSDGKILRITPSQPLGLPLQTLAFEPDQGDLRTGGEYDFVVVRNTTDGIPASLPRVKAIFTGSYLRGAEYFENTGGDIVGPSIYGHAGTPSGVSVVAANAADPSVIELFSGTGPLTLYFEPFPSTKALPQPIAGAPTLTGLDGVWTNFFGTPVPDEPGTYSFTGTSAAAPSAAAVAALGLQKNPDLTPAQVTAALTSTSREVPFIFPGVERKDVTGSGLVDAAGFLSVLPAPTPTPTPVPPTPVPPTPVPTPTPVPTPTDTPLPQPTSTAVPVPNDAGGTRELGRTGTSADGALTGGVLGALLIVGGLGVVLLRRGRTGRPRL from the coding sequence ATGACCGTTGTCAGCGCCGTGATCACTGGCTCGCTGGTCACCACCCTTCTCGCGGGTACCGCGGCATCGGCGGCACCGGGACCGGACGACGATGGGTCCGACACGCTCTCGGGACGCCTGCTGCAGGTCACTCAGCTCGACCTGTCGGACGACCCCGCAGAAGCATCGCGGCAGATCGACGAGCAGTCGGTGACCCTCGGCACCGTCGACGGCGGGCCGGCGAGTCTGCAGGTCTCCCCCGGCGGTATCGCCGTGACGATCTACTACACGACACCGCCCACCGACGGCGATCTCGCTGCCATCCGCGAGCTCGGCACCGTCGACGACGTGGCGGCGAAGTATCTCGTCGTCGACGCGACGATCCCGGCCGCAGCGCTGGCGACGGTCGCCGCCCTTCCGAATATCGCCTATGTCCTCGAGAACATCGCCCCGACGACATCGGGGGTGAGCCGCGACATCGTGGGCGCCCGAGCAGAAACGACCTCGGCCGCGCGTCCGACCGACTCCTGCCGCACCATCGAAGCCAACCTGGCCGAGCCCCTGAACGTTCCCTTCGCGCGCGAGCTTTACGGCGTCGACGGCACGGGGGTGAAGATCGGGATCATCTCGGACTCCTACGCGACACGGACAGACCCCCTGAGCACGCCGGAACAGGACATCGCCGCCGGGCTCCTTCCCGGTGACAGCAACCCGTGCGGTTACGCACAGCCGGTGCAGGTCGTCAAAGAGAGCCGTCAGGCCGGATCCGACGAGGGGCGTGCCATGGCCCAGCTCGTGCACAGCATCGCGCCGGGGTCGACCCTTCTGTTCGCCAGCGGATCCGGTGGGCAGGCGGGGTTCGTCGACGCCGTGGACGCGTTGACACACGCAGGCGCCGACGTCATCGTCGATGACCTCGGGTACTCGGGCGAACTGATGTTCCAAGACGGCCCGGCCTCGAACGCCCTCTCAGACGCCGTCGCCGACGGCATCCCCTTCTTCACCGCCGCCGGCAATGACACGTCGTTCGCCAGTGTGGGACCGAGTACCGGTCACGTCATCTCGTCGTGGGAGACACCTGAGTACCGTCCCACAGACTGCCCCCCGTCCGTGGCGGCCTACCTTCGCGACAACGAGATGACCGGGGACTGCCTCGACTTCAGCCCCTCCGAACAGGCAGACCCGACCGACACCCTGACGTACCCGAACCTGCATAACCAGGCGAACCCGTCGGCGACCATCATGCTGCAGTGGGCGCAGGCCATCAGGGCGTCCGACACCCAGCTGATGGCAGCCGTGCTCGATTCCGACGGGAAGATCCTTCGCATCACTCCGTCGCAGCCTCTCGGACTGCCCCTGCAGACGCTGGCTTTCGAACCCGATCAGGGCGACCTCCGCACCGGGGGCGAATACGACTTCGTCGTCGTTCGCAACACCACCGACGGCATCCCTGCATCTCTTCCGCGTGTGAAGGCCATCTTCACCGGAAGCTACCTTCGCGGCGCCGAGTACTTCGAGAACACGGGGGGAGACATCGTCGGCCCCTCCATCTACGGGCACGCGGGCACGCCGTCGGGCGTCAGCGTGGTGGCGGCCAACGCCGCCGACCCCTCCGTCATCGAGCTTTTCAGCGGCACCGGGCCGCTGACCCTGTACTTCGAGCCCTTCCCCAGCACGAAGGCCCTGCCGCAGCCGATCGCCGGGGCGCCCACCCTGACGGGCCTCGATGGTGTCTGGACCAACTTCTTCGGCACTCCGGTGCCGGACGAGCCGGGAACCTACTCCTTCACCGGTACCTCAGCGGCGGCTCCGTCCGCCGCGGCAGTCGCGGCCCTGGGGCTGCAGAAGAACCCCGACCTCACCCCCGCTCAGGTGACCGCGGCCCTCACCTCGACCTCTCGAGAAGTTCCGTTCATCTTTCCGGGTGTCGAGCGCAAAGACGTGACGGGATCCGGTCTCGTCGATGCCGCGGGGTTCCTTTCCGTGCTCCCCGCGCCGACTCCCACTCCCACCCCGGTTCCCCCGACGCCCGTCCCCCCGACACCGGTACCGACACCGACACCTGTACCGACACCCACCGACACGCCCCTCCCCCAGCCCACGTCGACGGCCGTTCCCGTGCCGAACGACGCCGGGGGAACACGCGAACTCGGACGCACCGGCACGTCGGCAGACGGCGCCCTCACCGGCGGCGTTCTCGGCGCGCTGCTCATCGTCGGCGGACTCGGGGTGGTTCTCCTGCGTCGCGGCCGCACGGGCCGTCCCCGTCTGTGA
- the ligD gene encoding non-homologous end-joining DNA ligase has translation MASPRITLTVPGPEGDREIGISNPDRVLWPEVGITKRELAEYLIAVADPFIAANGHRPVSLERFPEGVGGEAFFSKNPPKGAPAFVEAVTVTYNSGRRHPQLFLGEIGSAVWAAQMNTIVFHPWASLASDADHPVELRIDLDPQPGTGIAEAVTAAHELRTVLREAGLEAWIKTSGNRGLHVFCPIEPTHEFLDVRHAVIAAARELERRMPDAVTTSWWKEERGQRIFVDFNQANRDRTMAGAYSPRALPTATVSTPVEWDELDGLDPLAFTVRSIPERLASVGDPWAGFAEKPGRIDTLLEWWQRDLDDGLGELPFPPEFPKMPGEPPRVQPSRAKNPASDG, from the coding sequence ATGGCATCCCCCCGCATCACGCTGACCGTGCCGGGTCCCGAGGGCGACCGCGAGATCGGCATCTCGAACCCCGATCGCGTGCTCTGGCCCGAGGTGGGCATCACCAAGCGGGAACTCGCCGAGTACCTCATCGCCGTCGCCGACCCCTTCATCGCGGCGAACGGGCATCGGCCGGTGTCGCTCGAACGCTTTCCCGAGGGCGTCGGGGGCGAGGCGTTCTTCTCGAAGAACCCGCCCAAGGGGGCGCCGGCGTTCGTCGAGGCCGTGACGGTGACCTACAACAGCGGGCGGCGGCATCCGCAGCTCTTCCTCGGTGAGATCGGCTCGGCCGTGTGGGCGGCGCAGATGAACACGATCGTGTTCCATCCGTGGGCCTCGCTCGCGAGCGACGCCGACCATCCCGTCGAACTGCGCATCGACCTCGACCCGCAGCCGGGCACGGGGATCGCCGAAGCGGTCACCGCGGCGCACGAATTGCGCACGGTGCTGCGCGAGGCCGGGCTCGAGGCGTGGATCAAGACGAGCGGCAACCGTGGTCTGCACGTGTTCTGCCCGATCGAGCCGACCCACGAGTTCCTCGACGTGCGACACGCGGTCATCGCCGCGGCCAGGGAACTCGAGCGACGGATGCCGGATGCCGTGACCACGAGCTGGTGGAAAGAGGAGCGCGGCCAGCGCATCTTCGTCGACTTCAACCAGGCGAACCGCGACCGCACGATGGCCGGCGCCTACTCGCCCCGCGCTTTGCCGACGGCCACCGTGTCCACGCCGGTCGAGTGGGACGAGCTCGACGGCCTCGACCCGCTCGCGTTCACCGTGCGCAGCATTCCCGAGCGGTTGGCATCCGTCGGTGATCCGTGGGCGGGGTTCGCCGAGAAGCCCGGGCGCATCGACACGCTTTTGGAGTGGTGGCAGCGCGACCTCGACGACGGCCTCGGCGAACTGCCCTTCCCGCCGGAGTTCCCCAAGATGCCGGGGGAGCCGCCGCGCGTGCAGCCGTCTCGTGCGAAGAACCCCGCGTCGGACGGCTGA
- a CDS encoding DUF1684 domain-containing protein, translating into MTSAAARKALDIADWRRRVFALYDAVRQAEDPEEAHELWRIERDALLADHPATPLLPEQREGFVGLPIAPYDAAWRFEVPLLDADEASFVATTGTDGEVEFERIGRVELPDTGSLDVWRLTSYAGGLFIPVRDGSAGRPGGTYGGGRYLLDTVKGADLGQGSAPDSLVIDFNFAYNPSCAYDPMWACPLAPAGNVLPVAVPVGELYGV; encoded by the coding sequence ATGACTTCCGCCGCCGCCCGTAAGGCCCTCGACATCGCCGACTGGCGCCGCCGCGTGTTCGCTCTGTACGACGCCGTGCGGCAAGCCGAGGATCCCGAAGAGGCGCACGAGCTCTGGCGCATCGAGCGTGACGCGCTGTTGGCCGATCACCCCGCCACTCCCCTGCTACCGGAGCAGCGCGAGGGCTTCGTCGGCCTGCCGATCGCCCCGTACGACGCCGCCTGGCGGTTCGAGGTTCCGCTGCTCGACGCCGATGAGGCGTCGTTCGTCGCCACGACCGGCACCGACGGCGAGGTCGAGTTCGAGCGCATCGGCCGCGTCGAGCTGCCCGACACCGGCTCTCTCGACGTGTGGCGGCTGACCTCGTACGCCGGAGGGCTGTTCATCCCCGTCCGCGACGGCTCCGCCGGGCGCCCGGGCGGCACGTACGGCGGCGGTCGCTACCTGCTCGACACCGTCAAGGGCGCCGACCTCGGCCAAGGCTCCGCGCCCGACAGCCTCGTCATCGACTTCAACTTCGCGTACAACCCCTCGTGCGCCTACGACCCGATGTGGGCCTGTCCTCTGGCCCCGGCGGGCAACGTGCTCCCGGTCGCCGTGCCGGTGGGCGAGCTGTACGGGGTCTGA
- a CDS encoding SseB family protein produces MALFSRRNKSDSDDASADRPDSTIEPGEQPVDPAGPSDATPAAQQAPAAPTVGISMSSFRGVGAGPENPSAPPLSARPSARQPGPMEAPEAPETVQGLRDNALLGIALAEIKDQPEPAQLLNVARQLLQGHVFLRVKGDARALLAEGKDLPLAVANRGDEQLVLAYSGGMALRASVEADGDHDTSAMGQPVMALLQHVLGGSYAGIVLDPASGDNRAVLPKALLERMVAEVDPELRIKTALCETRDETTASTIVDAMVAEAPMWIAVAQTEEGGPVGVAESRSAGGERYLEVFTHPLELLALGRGDQPLPVKPLQLAKALAGDAELTGVLIDPAGPWIRLTRDELAPVIALAAEDTAPTS; encoded by the coding sequence ATGGCCCTCTTCTCGCGCCGCAACAAGTCCGATTCCGACGACGCATCGGCCGACCGGCCCGACAGCACCATCGAACCGGGCGAGCAGCCCGTCGACCCCGCCGGTCCGAGCGACGCCACCCCCGCCGCCCAGCAGGCCCCCGCCGCCCCCACGGTCGGCATTTCGATGTCGTCGTTCCGGGGTGTGGGTGCCGGTCCCGAAAACCCTTCGGCGCCTCCCCTCTCGGCGCGGCCGTCCGCCCGCCAGCCCGGACCGATGGAAGCCCCCGAGGCTCCCGAGACGGTGCAGGGTCTGCGCGACAACGCTCTGCTGGGGATCGCCCTCGCCGAGATCAAGGACCAGCCCGAGCCCGCGCAGCTGCTCAACGTCGCCCGTCAGCTCCTGCAGGGGCACGTCTTCCTGCGCGTGAAGGGTGACGCGCGCGCCCTGCTCGCCGAGGGCAAAGACCTTCCGTTGGCCGTCGCCAACCGCGGCGACGAGCAGCTCGTGCTCGCCTACAGCGGTGGTATGGCCCTGCGCGCGAGCGTCGAGGCCGACGGCGACCACGACACCTCGGCGATGGGTCAGCCCGTGATGGCGCTGCTGCAGCACGTGCTCGGCGGCTCGTACGCCGGCATCGTGCTCGACCCGGCCTCGGGCGACAACCGTGCCGTGCTGCCCAAGGCGCTGCTCGAGCGCATGGTCGCCGAGGTCGACCCTGAACTGCGGATCAAGACGGCCCTGTGCGAGACGCGCGATGAGACCACGGCATCCACGATCGTCGACGCCATGGTGGCCGAGGCGCCGATGTGGATCGCCGTCGCCCAGACCGAAGAGGGCGGACCCGTCGGTGTCGCCGAGTCGCGTTCAGCCGGTGGCGAGCGCTATCTCGAGGTGTTCACGCACCCGCTCGAGCTGCTCGCGCTCGGCCGCGGCGACCAGCCCCTGCCGGTCAAGCCGCTGCAGTTGGCGAAGGCCCTCGCCGGCGACGCGGAGCTCACCGGCGTGCTGATCGACCCGGCCGGCCCCTGGATCCGCCTCACGCGCGACGAGCTCGCTCCCGTGATCGCCCTGGCGGCGGAAGACACCGCGCCGACCTCCTGA
- a CDS encoding ATP-dependent helicase, with protein MTDASTTPLIVGGSAPSDARPDADLLEGLNGPQRDAVTYRGQALLIVAGAGSGKTSVLTRRIASLLRTREAYPSQILAITFTNKAAGEMRERVHQLIGQKSDGMWISTFHSACVRILRREAEQFGFTKAFTIYDSGDSRALIKRLVKEHEGDSFGLTPAGTQSRISKLKNELADAESYARSANMSDPAERVFVEIFGSYQRELQRSNAFDFDDLIAQTVYLFRAFPQVADVYRKRFRHILVDEYQDTNHAQYALIHELTRPPGSDAEPMSAGGGMMIFEAEPVGEDAASLTVVGDSDQSIYAFRGADIRNISEFERDYPGAKVVLLEQNYRSTQNILSAANAVISNNFDRKEKKLWTDVGAGDPIIGFTGYSQHDEAQFVADEIESLHKKGVDYSGVAVFYRTNSQSRALEEIFIRSAVPYKIMGGTKFYERAEIKDALAYLVAVANPADGMAVRRILNRPRRGIGDVTETAIARYAAEHGITFRDALANSAQIGVGPKLQKAIDQLDAVLTEATAIMLPASGELAPSTSVTEGLTLLLNKSGYFDALRASRDPQDEARLENLDELVAVTREFARNNPEGTIIDFLTEVTLVADADDLDDASGSVSLMTLHTAKGLEYDAVFLTGVEEDLLPHRISANEPGGPQEERRLFYVGITRARKRLHVSLAMTRAQFGEVTVAMPSRFLQEIPADLIDWRQSPGDVNGRGGSQSRALNARGGRWAGQGGSGGNRYGDDLVPLPKRAPADPSKFPNRIPAKVRDNGDLVLAAGDRIRHDDFGEGRVDAVTGEGAKRVAHVRFDTVGPKKLLVKIAPIAKV; from the coding sequence ATGACCGACGCCTCCACTACGCCCCTCATCGTCGGCGGGTCCGCGCCGTCGGACGCCCGCCCCGACGCCGACCTGCTCGAGGGACTCAACGGTCCCCAGCGCGATGCCGTCACCTACCGGGGTCAGGCGCTGCTCATCGTCGCCGGCGCCGGATCGGGCAAGACCAGCGTGCTCACCCGGCGCATCGCCTCGCTGCTGCGCACGCGCGAGGCGTATCCGAGCCAGATCCTCGCCATCACGTTCACGAACAAGGCCGCGGGTGAGATGCGCGAGCGCGTGCACCAGCTCATCGGGCAGAAGTCCGACGGCATGTGGATCTCGACGTTCCACTCGGCGTGCGTGCGCATCCTCCGGCGCGAGGCCGAGCAGTTCGGCTTCACCAAGGCGTTCACCATCTACGACTCGGGCGACTCGCGCGCTCTCATCAAGCGACTGGTCAAAGAGCACGAGGGCGATTCGTTCGGCCTGACTCCCGCCGGGACGCAGAGCCGTATCTCGAAGCTCAAGAACGAGCTCGCCGACGCCGAGTCGTACGCCCGCTCGGCCAACATGAGCGACCCGGCCGAGCGCGTCTTCGTCGAGATCTTCGGCTCGTACCAGCGCGAACTGCAGCGGTCCAACGCCTTCGACTTCGACGACCTCATCGCGCAGACGGTCTACCTCTTCCGCGCCTTCCCGCAGGTCGCCGACGTGTACCGCAAGCGGTTCCGGCACATCCTGGTCGACGAGTACCAAGACACCAACCACGCGCAGTACGCCCTCATCCACGAACTGACGCGGCCCCCGGGATCCGACGCCGAGCCGATGTCGGCCGGCGGCGGAATGATGATCTTCGAGGCCGAACCCGTCGGCGAAGATGCGGCGTCCCTCACCGTCGTCGGTGACTCCGATCAGTCGATCTACGCCTTCCGCGGCGCCGACATCCGCAACATCAGCGAGTTCGAGCGCGACTATCCGGGCGCCAAGGTGGTGTTGCTCGAGCAGAACTACCGCTCGACGCAGAACATCCTGTCGGCGGCCAACGCGGTCATCTCGAACAACTTCGACCGCAAAGAGAAGAAACTCTGGACCGACGTCGGCGCGGGCGACCCCATCATCGGCTTCACCGGGTACTCGCAGCACGACGAGGCGCAGTTCGTCGCCGACGAGATCGAATCCCTGCACAAGAAGGGCGTCGACTACTCCGGTGTCGCGGTGTTCTACCGCACCAACTCGCAGTCGCGTGCGCTGGAAGAGATCTTCATCCGCTCAGCCGTGCCGTACAAGATCATGGGCGGCACCAAGTTCTACGAGCGCGCCGAGATCAAGGACGCCCTCGCGTACCTCGTCGCCGTCGCCAACCCCGCCGACGGCATGGCCGTGCGCCGCATCCTCAACCGTCCGCGCCGCGGCATCGGCGATGTCACCGAGACCGCGATCGCCCGCTACGCCGCCGAGCACGGCATCACCTTCCGCGATGCGCTGGCCAACTCGGCGCAGATCGGCGTCGGACCCAAGCTGCAGAAGGCCATCGACCAGCTCGATGCGGTGCTCACCGAGGCCACGGCGATCATGCTGCCGGCATCGGGAGAACTCGCTCCCTCCACGTCGGTCACCGAGGGACTCACGCTGCTCCTGAACAAGAGCGGTTACTTCGACGCCCTGCGCGCCAGCCGCGACCCGCAAGACGAAGCGCGCCTCGAGAACCTCGACGAGCTCGTCGCGGTGACGCGCGAGTTCGCCCGCAACAACCCCGAGGGCACGATCATCGACTTCCTCACCGAGGTCACCCTGGTGGCGGATGCCGATGACCTCGACGACGCGTCGGGCTCGGTCTCGCTCATGACCCTGCACACAGCGAAGGGCCTCGAGTACGACGCGGTGTTCCTCACCGGCGTCGAAGAAGACCTGTTGCCGCACCGCATCTCGGCCAACGAGCCGGGCGGTCCGCAAGAGGAACGCCGCCTCTTCTACGTCGGCATCACGCGAGCCCGCAAGCGCCTGCACGTCTCGCTCGCGATGACCCGCGCCCAGTTCGGCGAGGTCACCGTGGCCATGCCGAGCCGGTTCCTGCAAGAGATCCCGGCCGACCTCATCGACTGGCGTCAGTCGCCGGGCGACGTCAACGGTCGAGGTGGCTCGCAGTCGCGCGCGCTGAACGCGCGCGGCGGCCGATGGGCCGGTCAGGGCGGCTCGGGGGGCAACCGCTACGGCGACGACCTCGTACCGCTTCCCAAGCGTGCGCCGGCCGACCCGAGCAAGTTCCCCAACCGCATTCCGGCGAAGGTGCGCGACAACGGCGACCTGGTGCTGGCCGCGGGAGATCGCATCCGTCACGACGACTTCGGCGAGGGGCGTGTCGACGCCGTCACCGGCGAGGGCGCGAAGCGCGTGGCGCACGTGCGCTTCGACACGGTGGGGCCGAAGAAGCTGCTGGTGAAGATCGCGCCGATCGCGAAGGTGTGA
- a CDS encoding general stress protein: protein MTDVTRATPERRTLSSFSDYTGAQAAVDRLSDAGFPVEHTAIVGHGVRIVEQVTGRLTRGRAAGLGAASGAWFGLMIGVLLGLLTPGGFLGLLVWGLVLGAVWGAVFGFAGHAFTGGRRDFSSVQGLEAERWDVTVDAEHYSRAQSLLSSGAAGEARA from the coding sequence ATGACCGACGTCACCCGCGCCACCCCCGAGCGCCGCACACTCTCGAGCTTCAGCGACTACACCGGAGCGCAGGCGGCCGTCGACCGCCTCTCCGACGCCGGCTTCCCCGTCGAGCACACCGCGATCGTCGGGCACGGCGTGCGCATCGTCGAGCAGGTGACCGGCCGCCTGACCCGCGGACGCGCGGCGGGTCTGGGCGCCGCCTCCGGTGCCTGGTTCGGCCTGATGATCGGCGTGCTGCTGGGGCTGCTCACCCCCGGAGGATTCCTCGGCCTGCTGGTCTGGGGCCTTGTTCTCGGCGCCGTGTGGGGTGCGGTGTTCGGCTTCGCCGGTCACGCGTTCACCGGCGGCCGCCGCGACTTCTCGTCGGTGCAGGGACTCGAAGCCGAGCGGTGGGACGTGACGGTGGATGCCGAGCACTACTCGCGCGCCCAGTCGCTGCTGTCGTCGGGGGCGGCGGGCGAGGCGCGGGCGTAA
- a CDS encoding YccF domain-containing protein — translation MRLILNVLWLVLSGFWLFLGYFAAGIVLCIFIVTIPWGIAAFRIGLYALWPFGREIVSKPTAGVGSFLGNVVWVILAGWWLALEHVVTGLLLCVTIIGIPLGIANFKLVPVSLMPLGKEVRELRRGGPFDR, via the coding sequence ATGCGCCTCATCCTCAACGTCCTCTGGCTCGTGCTCTCGGGCTTCTGGCTCTTCCTGGGCTACTTCGCCGCGGGGATCGTGCTGTGCATCTTCATCGTCACGATCCCGTGGGGCATCGCGGCGTTCCGGATCGGCCTGTACGCACTGTGGCCGTTCGGTCGCGAGATCGTGTCCAAGCCCACCGCCGGTGTGGGCTCGTTCCTGGGCAACGTCGTATGGGTCATCCTCGCCGGGTGGTGGCTGGCACTGGAGCACGTCGTCACCGGCCTGCTGCTCTGCGTCACGATCATCGGCATCCCGCTCGGGATCGCCAACTTCAAGCTCGTGCCGGTCTCGCTCATGCCCCTCGGCAAAGAGGTGCGCGAGCTCCGTCGCGGGGGTCCGTTCGACCGGTGA
- a CDS encoding VOC family protein has protein sequence MPVTGPDFLSLQVRDLDASHAFYARYLGLERSPAGPPHAVVFTTTPIAFALRDLAPGTDLSGVAQPGIGAAVWLHATDVQQIHDALVADGHRIVTDPIDGPFGRTFTFADPDGYHVTLHDRA, from the coding sequence ATGCCTGTCACCGGCCCCGACTTCCTTTCCCTGCAGGTGCGCGATCTCGACGCCTCGCACGCCTTCTACGCGCGCTACCTCGGACTCGAGCGCTCACCCGCGGGACCCCCGCACGCCGTGGTCTTCACCACGACGCCGATCGCCTTCGCCCTGCGCGACCTCGCGCCGGGGACGGACCTGAGCGGTGTGGCGCAGCCCGGGATCGGCGCAGCCGTCTGGCTGCACGCCACCGATGTGCAGCAGATCCACGACGCACTCGTCGCCGACGGTCACCGCATCGTCACGGACCCCATCGACGGCCCCTTCGGCCGCACGTTCACTTTCGCCGATCCCGACGGATACCACGTCACTCTGCACGACCGGGCCTGA
- a CDS encoding MarR family winged helix-turn-helix transcriptional regulator produces MTQERIDLDTSLGYLLKEAASALRSAMEDVLRPLGMTITHYSCLELLAQRPGLSNSDLARGAFVTRQSMNVLLQTLERDGIVERPDAAPVGKALPTRLTARGLRSLEAASAAVRSVERRMLSGMSDAEQAAALHALRSMVHALRG; encoded by the coding sequence ATGACGCAAGAGCGCATCGATCTGGACACCTCGCTGGGGTACCTGCTCAAAGAGGCGGCGAGCGCGCTGCGCTCCGCGATGGAGGACGTCCTGCGCCCCCTCGGCATGACGATCACGCACTACTCCTGCCTCGAGCTCCTCGCCCAGCGTCCGGGGTTGTCGAACTCCGACCTCGCGCGCGGGGCATTCGTCACGCGGCAGTCGATGAACGTGCTGCTCCAGACACTGGAGCGCGACGGCATCGTCGAGCGCCCGGACGCCGCTCCCGTCGGCAAGGCACTGCCCACGCGTCTCACCGCGCGCGGCCTCCGCTCCCTCGAGGCGGCGAGCGCTGCCGTGCGCTCGGTGGAACGTCGCATGCTCAGCGGAATGTCCGACGCCGAGCAGGCCGCCGCCCTGCACGCGCTGCGTTCGATGGTGCACGCGCTGCGTGGGTAG
- a CDS encoding DMT family transporter, with the protein MLPALAVLAAALCFSTTGTAQALAGVDASPLAVGAARIVVGGGILGLLALLRRRSPEAQQAPTASSTKTATLVALAAIGVLAYQPLFFLGTRENGVAIGTVVALGSAPIATGIVDAVRLRRAPSPRWMLATAIALAGVVLVSGVTGGSIALAPSGLLASAGAGMSYALYTVCGKALIERGWDSTRVMGTVFGVAAVASLPVLLVAGSSWLLTPNGLALALWLGVITTTIAYLLFGWGLARLTAVTVSTLTLAEPLAATLLGLFVLHEQLTPVGAVGLALIAVGLAVVSVPSRRREEVPDATARA; encoded by the coding sequence ATGCTTCCCGCTCTCGCGGTCCTCGCCGCGGCCCTGTGCTTCTCGACCACGGGCACCGCGCAAGCGCTCGCGGGCGTCGACGCCTCTCCCCTCGCGGTCGGTGCCGCGCGAATCGTCGTGGGCGGCGGCATTCTGGGCCTGCTGGCACTGTTGCGCCGCCGATCACCCGAGGCGCAGCAAGCACCCACGGCGTCGTCGACCAAGACGGCCACCCTCGTCGCCCTCGCCGCAATCGGCGTGCTCGCCTACCAACCCCTCTTCTTCCTCGGCACCCGCGAGAACGGCGTAGCCATCGGCACGGTCGTCGCGCTGGGTTCCGCGCCGATCGCAACCGGAATCGTGGATGCCGTGCGCCTGCGTCGCGCCCCCTCGCCGCGCTGGATGCTCGCCACCGCCATCGCCCTCGCCGGTGTCGTGCTGGTGTCGGGAGTCACCGGCGGCTCGATCGCGCTCGCTCCGAGCGGCCTCCTCGCCTCGGCGGGCGCGGGAATGTCGTATGCCCTCTATACGGTGTGCGGCAAGGCGCTGATCGAGAGGGGGTGGGACTCCACCCGCGTTATGGGCACGGTCTTCGGTGTCGCCGCGGTGGCGAGCCTGCCGGTGCTGCTGGTAGCCGGGTCCTCTTGGCTGCTCACTCCCAACGGCCTCGCGCTCGCGCTCTGGCTCGGAGTGATCACGACGACGATCGCCTACCTGCTGTTCGGCTGGGGGCTCGCACGGCTGACCGCCGTCACGGTCTCGACCCTCACGCTCGCCGAGCCCCTCGCGGCGACGCTGCTCGGGCTGTTCGTGCTACACGAGCAGCTCACCCCGGTGGGAGCCGTCGGCCTCGCGCTCATCGCGGTGGGCCTCGCCGTGGTCTCGGTTCCGTCGCGTCGGCGCGAGGAGGTTCCGGATGCCACGGCTCGGGCGTGA